Proteins encoded within one genomic window of Komagataella phaffii GS115 chromosome 3, complete sequence:
- a CDS encoding Orotidine-5'-phosphate (OMP) decarboxylase, translating to MARSYAERANTHQSPVARRLFALMEQKQSNLCASVDVRTTKELLELLDKLGPFICLAKTHIDIIDDFTYDGTILPLLELSKKHKFLIFEDRKFADIGNTVKHQYQGGVYKIAQWADITNAHGVIGSGIVKGLKEAATETTDQPRGLLMLAELSSKGSIAHGKYTEETVEIAKSDKEFVIGFIAQNSMGGQDEGFDWIIMTPGVGLDDTGDALGQQYRTVSQVFSTGTDIIIVGRGLFGKGRDPLKEGERYRKAGWEAYQNILR from the coding sequence ATGGCTCGCAGTTATGCCGAGAGAGCAAATACTCATCAATCACCTGTGGCACGACGACTGTTTGCGCTTATGGAACAGAAACAGAGTAACCTATGCGCATCAGTCGACGTGAGAACAACTAAAGAATTATTGGAGCTTCTAGATAAATTGGGCCCATTTATCTGTTTGGCCAAGACTCATATCGACATAATTGATGACTTCACGTATGATGGAACTATTCTGCCTTTATTGGAactatcaaagaaacacaagTTTTTAATTTTTGAGGACAGAAAGTTTGCTGATATAGGCAACACTGTCAAGCATCAATATCAAGGAGGTGTCTACAAGATTGCACAATGGGCAGATATTACAAATGCTCATGGTGTCATTGGTAGTGGAATTGTAAAGGGTCTAAAGGAGGCAGCCACTGAGACAACAGATCAACCAAGGGGACTATTGATGTTGGCTGAACTGTCGTCAAAGGGATCAATTGCCCATGGTAAGTACACCGAAGAAACTGTAGAAATTGCAAAATCAGACAAGGAATTCGTCATTGGGTTTATTGCTCAAAATTCTATGGGAGGACAAGATGAAGGGTTCGATTGGATTATTATGACACCAGGTGTTGGTTTGGATGACACTGGTGATGCTCTAGGCCAACAATATCGAACAGTGAGTCAAGTATTTTCCACTGGCACTGACATCATAATCGTAGGTCGTGGTTTGTTTGGCAAGGGCAGAGATCCCTTAAAAGAAGGTGAACGGTATAGAAAAGCTGGGTGGGAAGCTTACCAAAATATTCTGAGGTAA
- a CDS encoding Mitochondrial intermembrane space protein, which yields MDALNAKEQQEFQKLVEQKQMKDFMRLYSDLVSKCFTDCVNDFTSNKLTSKEEGCINKCAEKFLKHSERVGQRFQEQNQLMMQQLRR from the coding sequence ATGGACGCATTGAACGCTAAAGAACAACAAGAGTTCCAGAAACTCgttgaacaaaaacaaatGAAAGACTTCATGCGTCTTTACTCCGATTTGGTTAGCAAATGTTTTACAGACTGTGTCAATGATTTTACATCTAACAAGTTGACTTCTAAGGAGGAAGGCTGCATCAACAAGTGTGCAGAAAAGTTCCTCAAGCACAGTGAGAGAGTTGGTCAACGTTTCCAAGAACAAAACCAACTTATGATGCAACAGCTAAGACGTTAA
- a CDS encoding 3'-to-5' phosphorolytic exoribonuclease that is a subunit of the exosome, giving the protein MELYSPEGLRVDGRRWNELRRFYCRINTHPIVADGSAYVEAGNTKIVCLLNGPHEPTRSQMNTQKGSLDIKLHVSPFSTTERRKVTRNDRRIQELSTILKNTFEQVVILKNYPRTIIEVNVRVLAQDGGLLAACCNAITLALVDAGIALYDYISAVSAGVFDNQILLDLNRLEEQDLSSVTIGVVGKTKKLSLVLSETRLPQDRLAKVFEVAVNGCHQLKDQMDAQVAKKGREKAITEELKTNWVQ; this is encoded by the coding sequence ATGGAACTATACTCTCCAGAAGGTCTCAGAGTAGACGGTAGAAGATGGAATGAACTGAGAAGGTTCTACTGTCGTATAAACACCCACCCAATTGTAGCAGATGGGTCTGCTTATGTGGAAGCTGGAAATACAAAAATTGTGTGTCTACTCAATGGTCCCCATGAACCTACGAGGTCTCAAATGAACACCCAAAAGGGATCACTAGACATCAAGTTGCATGTATCACCCTTCAGTACaacagaaagaaggaaagtCACACGTAATGACAGAAGAATCCAAGAACTAAGcactattttgaagaatacaTTCGAACAAGTggtgattttgaagaattatcCTCGCACAATAATTGAAGTTAACGTCAGAGTACTGGCCCAAGATGGTGGATTACTAGCTGCTTGTTGTAATGCTATAACATTAGCTTTGGTAGATGCCGGGATTGCTCTTTACGATTATATATCTGCCGTGTCGGCCGGCGTGTTTGATAACCAAATCCTGTTAGATTTAAACAGATTAGAGGAGCAAGATCTGTCCTCTGTAACAATCGGAGTCGTTGGTAAGACCAAAAAGCTGTCATTAGTACTGTCGGAAACCAGGCTACCACAGGATAGACTGGCTAAGGTTTTCGAAGTCGCTGTGAATGGATGtcatcaattgaaagacCAAATGGATGCGCAAGTTGCAAAAAAAGGAAGGGAGAAGGCCATCACggaagaattgaaaactaACTGGGTGCAGTGA
- a CDS encoding Glycosylphosphatidylinositol-alpha 1,4 mannosyltransferase I translates to MEINSRNLLTIGILLRVGFFIYGLYQDSHLEVKYTDIDYYVFTDAAKFIANDRSPYARETYRYTPLLALLLLPTTLGGFYFQFGKVLFMLFDLLTGILILRILELTKTRERNRLVLASLWLLNPMVITISSRGSSESILSALVLASIYSLLKGNIFACGLALGLSIHLKIYPIIYLPTMIVFLSRDGKVVKGMKEMSQYFTKDAIYLVCVAGFTFSSLTVLMFHLYGMAFLRETYIYHFIRIDHRHNFSLYNTALYFVSSLEHQGLKGDLLSFEKWAFIPQLGFSAVLIPWYLTKKDVTSTFFIQTFVFVLFNKVITSQYFVWYLCLLPFYLRQYSSWKQWPEWAGLVIWSASQGLWLYFAYQLEFKGRSTFYPQLFGAASLFFAGNIYLTGLFVKRTKSLSEADQDKEKKLR, encoded by the coding sequence ATGGAAATTAACTCTAGGAACTTACTGACGATAGGGATACTTCTTCGTGTGGGGTTTTTCATTTATGGACTGTATCAAGATTCTCATTTGGAGGTAAAATATACAGACATTGATTACTACGTGTTTACAGATGCCGCCAAATTTATCGCTAATGACAGATCGCCCTATGCTAGAGAAACCTACAGGTATACTCCATTGCTAGCTCTTTTGCTACTCCCAACAACCTTGGGGGGATtctattttcaatttggtaAGGTATTGTTTATGCTCTTTGATTTGCTCACTGGAATTCTGATTCTTAGAATCCTGGAGTTGACAAAGACAAGAGAGAGAAACAGATTGGTTCTCGCAAGTTTATGGCTACTGAATCCAATGGTTATCACAATTAGCAGCAGAGGAAGCTCCGAGTCCATTTTGAGTGCATTGGTCCTAGCCTCAATCTATTCGTTACTGAAGGGAAATATATTTGCCTGTGGACTAGCACTGGGGTTATCAATTCACCTGAAAATCTATCCAATTATCTATTTGCCCACAATGATTGTGTTTTTGAGTCGGGATGGAAAGGTTGTGAAAGgaatgaaagaaatgagTCAATATTTTACAAAGGATGCCATATACTTGGTGTGTGTTGCTGGCTTTACGTTTAGTTCGTTAACAGTTCTAATGTTCCATCTATATGGGATGGCTTTTTTGCGAGAAACTTATATTTACCATTTCATTCGAATTGATCACAGGCATAACTTTTCCCTTTACAACACTGCATTGTATTTCgtctcttctttggagcATCAAGGGCTCAAGGGAGATCTACTTAGTTTTGAGAAATGGGCTTTCATTCCTCAATTAGGGTTTTCAGCCGTACTGATTCCTTGGTATTTGACCAAAAAAGATGTCACATCAACCTTTTTTATTCAGACATTTGTCTTTGTCCTGTTCAACAAAGTCATCACTTCCCAATATTTCGTCTGGTACCTCTGTTTGCTTCCCTTTTATTTGAGACAATACAGCAGTTGGAAACAATGGCCCGAATGGGCCGGTTTAGTTATCTGGTCAGCTTCGCAGGGTCTTTGGCTTTATTTCGCTTACCAATTGGagttcaaaggaagaagtaCTTTCTATCCACAGCTTTTTGGAGCGGCTAGTTTGTTCTTTGCTGGAAATATATACCTTACTGGGCTTTTTGTAAAAAGAACGAAGTCGCTCAGCGAGGCAGATCAAGATAAGGAGAAAAAGCTTAGATAA